Proteins encoded by one window of Maliibacterium massiliense:
- the gspM gene encoding type II secretion system protein GspM has protein sequence MMMKLSKRERVLLVILGVVLVFGLYFTLFFNPWMQRVTTLEEQYAQNDATLQQINTKVSSLPRLQQDTDTLRAQTEALLENIPASLDESQLTLYIQQVIGQAARQVQISYTGNTTQEHYAFQQVSVRFAADYNDVRRILTTLETGAYRNHIVSMEIAPAKQVEGQPFTYDTEVSVVFNHVYRTGGTDKPTDAGSLPFGKPNPFQDTATVPEDAQ, from the coding sequence ATGATGATGAAGCTATCCAAACGCGAACGCGTGCTGCTCGTCATTTTGGGCGTGGTGCTGGTGTTTGGCCTGTATTTTACCCTGTTTTTCAACCCGTGGATGCAGCGCGTCACAACGCTTGAGGAGCAGTACGCGCAGAACGATGCGACGCTGCAGCAGATCAACACCAAGGTATCCTCGCTGCCTCGCCTGCAGCAGGATACCGACACCCTGCGCGCCCAGACGGAGGCGCTGCTGGAGAATATCCCCGCCTCCCTGGACGAAAGCCAGCTTACCCTCTATATCCAGCAGGTGATCGGCCAAGCGGCGCGGCAGGTGCAGATCTCCTACACCGGCAACACCACCCAGGAGCATTACGCCTTTCAGCAGGTGAGCGTGCGCTTTGCGGCCGATTACAACGACGTGCGCCGCATCCTCACCACGCTGGAGACGGGCGCCTACCGCAACCACATCGTCTCGATGGAGATCGCCCCCGCCAAACAGGTGGAGGGCCAGCCCTTTACCTACGATACCGAGGTGAGCGTGGTCTTTAACCACGTCTACCGCACCGGCGGCACGGATAAGCCCACGGACGCGGGCAGCCTGCCCTTTGGCAAGCCCAATCCTTTCCAGGATACCGCCACTGTGCCCGAGGACGCGCAGTAA
- a CDS encoding PilN domain-containing protein, translated as MKIHSSVHDINLSPAAHRPTYGHKIAFWVSMGVIVLAVLGVVAFYLPLQYEHRLQALNQQALDGISAGSGGAQQFDELTQQKAQLAALCEVVNAMDDARFLSQSVLEHLEASCPPNVTLTRMRYDGGALTVEGFTSVNTAVAPFAAKLAEGALFADVSIENITLDRENQRYTFSIVCSMPQGVSDAFAGLSGSAASIGEDGGALENILGGVLDDTIEPVPTPTPTPTPTPTPTPTPTPTPTPTPTPTATESEVSPT; from the coding sequence ATGAAGATTCACAGCAGTGTACACGATATCAACTTAAGTCCCGCGGCGCACCGGCCGACCTACGGGCACAAGATCGCGTTTTGGGTCAGCATGGGCGTGATTGTACTTGCCGTGCTGGGCGTGGTGGCCTTTTACCTGCCGCTGCAATACGAGCACCGCCTGCAGGCGCTGAACCAGCAGGCACTCGATGGTATCAGCGCAGGCAGCGGCGGCGCGCAGCAGTTTGACGAGCTTACGCAGCAGAAAGCCCAGCTCGCCGCGCTGTGCGAGGTGGTAAACGCTATGGACGACGCCCGCTTCCTCTCCCAAAGCGTGCTGGAGCACCTGGAGGCCAGTTGCCCGCCAAACGTGACGCTTACCCGCATGCGCTACGATGGAGGCGCGCTGACGGTGGAGGGCTTTACGTCCGTCAACACCGCGGTGGCGCCCTTTGCCGCCAAATTGGCCGAGGGCGCGCTCTTTGCGGACGTATCCATTGAGAATATCACGCTGGATCGGGAAAACCAGCGCTACACCTTCAGCATCGTGTGCAGCATGCCCCAGGGCGTATCCGACGCTTTCGCGGGTTTGAGCGGCAGCGCCGCCTCCATCGGCGAGGACGGCGGCGCGCTGGAGAACATCCTGGGCGGCGTCCTTGACGACACAATTGAGCCGGTGCCGACACCCACACCGACACCCACACCGACGCCTACCCCGACGCCCACTCCGACACCAACGCCTACCCCGACACCAACGCCGACAGCAACCGAAAGTGAGGTATCGCCCACATGA
- the pilM gene encoding pilus assembly protein PilM, whose translation MQIRPIKNAVGIDIGASQVKIVQTSGGLARRVITAPLMRGLIQDGRIVSKDALAGNLRSILRRAHIRERNCCLALGGDDIVMRPFTLPDMPESAIAQNARYEISHYLSIDVDNYLVDYRIRYRDTDAQGNAQIHILVVAAPRKLLEDYSEVLQRAHLKPLVIDAALHAQSKLLRYNALERSASVEGQAHVTLDIGASHSTVGIFEHGNYAMDKTINIGLEHLLENASKQAGEKWTLDDDALRRTDLFNDEDIPLSLRTYFLREATFLAQEILRALEFYVQRASGVQVQCIYLLGGASLLPGMEAFLADYLQPYPVVHASQLVNPATSVQYLDRAALWANAFAATLHEEG comes from the coding sequence TTGCAGATTCGTCCCATTAAAAACGCCGTGGGTATCGATATCGGTGCCTCACAGGTCAAAATTGTGCAGACATCCGGCGGGCTGGCGCGCCGCGTCATCACCGCGCCGCTGATGCGCGGGCTGATTCAGGACGGCCGCATCGTCTCCAAGGACGCGCTGGCGGGCAACCTGCGCAGCATTCTGCGGCGCGCGCACATCCGCGAGCGCAACTGCTGCCTTGCACTGGGCGGCGACGATATCGTGATGCGCCCCTTCACCCTGCCCGATATGCCTGAAAGCGCCATCGCCCAGAACGCGCGCTATGAGATATCGCATTACCTGTCCATCGACGTGGACAACTACCTGGTGGACTACCGGATTCGCTACCGCGATACGGACGCGCAGGGCAACGCGCAGATACACATCCTGGTGGTGGCCGCGCCGCGCAAGCTGCTGGAGGATTACAGCGAGGTGCTTCAGCGGGCGCACCTCAAACCGCTGGTGATCGACGCGGCGCTGCACGCCCAGAGCAAGCTGCTGCGCTACAACGCGCTGGAGCGCAGCGCCTCTGTGGAAGGCCAGGCGCACGTCACGCTGGATATCGGCGCCTCGCATAGCACAGTGGGCATCTTTGAGCACGGCAACTATGCGATGGATAAAACCATCAACATAGGGCTGGAGCATCTGCTGGAGAACGCCTCCAAGCAGGCGGGCGAAAAGTGGACGTTGGACGACGACGCGCTGCGGCGCACGGACCTGTTCAACGACGAGGACATCCCCCTGTCGCTGCGCACCTATTTTCTGCGCGAGGCCACCTTCCTTGCCCAGGAAATACTGCGCGCACTGGAGTTTTACGTGCAGCGGGCAAGCGGCGTGCAGGTGCAGTGCATCTACCTATTGGGCGGCGCATCGCTGCTGCCGGGCATGGAGGCCTTTTTGGCGGACTACCTGCAGCCCTATCCTGTCGTACACGCTTCACAGCTGGTCAACCCCGCCACCAGCGTGCAGTATTTAGATCGCGCGGCGCTGTGGGCCAATGCCTTTGCAGCGACCCTGCACGAGGAGGGCTGA
- a CDS encoding prepilin-type N-terminal cleavage/methylation domain-containing protein, translated as MNRMRLRKGRRGFTLVELMLALALFALVAVVLMSVYTAGVQNATRDMTAANDREQLRGAMSHIQSQVRQQRVWVEANPGSLRIKREMTVYAYTLKGNRLYFNEDATGQEGVLATGIRAFSPTLAGDTLRVVITSENGESLETTFTLR; from the coding sequence ATGAACAGGATGCGATTGCGCAAAGGCAGGCGGGGCTTTACGCTGGTGGAGCTGATGCTCGCCCTGGCGCTCTTTGCGTTGGTGGCGGTGGTGCTGATGAGCGTATACACTGCCGGTGTGCAGAACGCCACGCGCGACATGACCGCGGCCAACGACCGCGAACAGCTGCGTGGGGCGATGAGCCATATCCAAAGCCAAGTGCGCCAGCAGCGCGTGTGGGTGGAGGCGAACCCGGGCAGCCTGCGCATCAAGCGCGAGATGACCGTCTACGCCTATACCCTCAAGGGGAACCGCCTCTACTTCAACGAGGACGCGACCGGCCAGGAGGGCGTGCTTGCCACGGGCATCCGCGCCTTCTCGCCCACGCTTGCAGGGGATACCCTGCGCGTGGTCATCACCTCAGAGAACGGCGAATCGCTCGAGACAACCTTTACCCTGCGCTAA
- a CDS encoding prepilin-type N-terminal cleavage/methylation domain-containing protein: protein MVKALRRNKRGFTLIEVLVAVAILAILIVPLLSLFAQSASNGNHADAIVRATFSAITVLEERNALTYEALLAHASDTQGQGNLRIVTTLSPYGSADALAGAADPAYLHVVLRDTYALVLCPDGAALRYDYPAGDMTLNVTSTSVLGHSFPLAGHDRLIVLVHGQGNLERALRINQGSGCYSVFYTAGTDASRYTCNNSAFARVQLAMPNLLVNVRVEAFDASGTRCAMMQETLSVPIEAVAP from the coding sequence ATGGTAAAGGCTTTGCGCCGCAACAAGCGCGGCTTCACCCTCATTGAGGTGCTGGTGGCCGTGGCGATCCTGGCAATCCTCATCGTGCCGCTCTTAAGCCTCTTTGCGCAGAGCGCATCCAACGGCAACCATGCCGATGCCATTGTGCGTGCCACCTTCTCCGCCATCACCGTGCTGGAGGAGCGCAACGCCCTCACCTATGAGGCGCTGCTGGCGCACGCGTCAGATACGCAGGGCCAGGGCAACCTGCGCATCGTAACCACGCTATCGCCCTACGGCAGCGCCGACGCGCTCGCCGGGGCTGCCGACCCCGCCTACCTGCACGTGGTGCTGCGCGATACGTACGCACTCGTGCTCTGCCCCGACGGCGCCGCGCTGCGCTACGACTACCCCGCCGGCGATATGACACTCAACGTCACGTCCACCAGCGTGCTGGGGCACAGCTTTCCGCTTGCGGGGCACGACCGGCTGATCGTGCTGGTGCACGGCCAGGGAAATTTGGAGCGCGCGCTGCGGATCAACCAGGGCAGCGGCTGCTACAGCGTGTTCTACACAGCCGGCACGGACGCATCACGCTACACCTGCAACAACAGCGCGTTTGCGCGCGTGCAGCTTGCGATGCCGAACCTGCTTGTCAACGTACGCGTGGAGGCCTTTGACGCATCCGGTACCCGCTGCGCGATGATGCAGGAGACGCTCAGCGTGCCCATTGAGGCGGTGGCGCCATGA
- a CDS encoding GspH/FimT family pseudopilin: MRHRQGFTLIELILVIAILALMAAIALPRLGATTNRTLMRSTAYALAQELTYAQQQAIATNSMVNFELDHETGAFRVVRVSDASVLKTGALDARVGITAKGFPAPSTQTHTIVNYRNTGAAENEGAFYLSDGNTFIQVRIAMLTGKAVVEEW; the protein is encoded by the coding sequence ATGCGCCACAGGCAAGGTTTTACCCTCATTGAACTGATCCTGGTGATCGCCATCCTCGCGCTGATGGCGGCGATCGCCCTCCCCAGACTGGGCGCGACGACCAACCGCACGCTGATGCGTTCCACCGCCTATGCGCTGGCGCAGGAGCTCACCTACGCCCAGCAGCAGGCCATCGCCACCAACAGCATGGTCAACTTTGAGCTGGACCATGAGACGGGCGCTTTTCGCGTGGTGCGCGTATCTGACGCAAGCGTACTGAAGACGGGCGCGCTGGACGCGCGCGTGGGCATCACCGCCAAGGGCTTTCCCGCCCCGTCCACGCAGACGCATACCATCGTCAACTACCGCAACACGGGCGCCGCTGAAAACGAAGGGGCGTTCTATCTCTCGGACGGCAACACCTTCATCCAGGTGCGCATCGCCATGCTGACAGGAAAGGCGGTGGTGGAGGAATGGTAA